The Juglans microcarpa x Juglans regia isolate MS1-56 chromosome 8S, Jm3101_v1.0, whole genome shotgun sequence genome has a window encoding:
- the LOC121244394 gene encoding amino acid permease 3-like, with protein MAGNTATKNHLPNPHNQVFNVSVDVNQQGGSKWFDDDGRIKRTGTVWTASAHIITAVIGSGVLSLAWATAQLGWVAGPAVMFLFSFVTYYTSTLLSACYRSGDPATGKRNYTYTDAVRSNLGGAMVKICGLVQYLNLFGVAIGYTIASSISMMAIKRSNCFHSSQGENPCQINSNPYMIAFGVVEIVFSQIPDFDQLWWLSIVAAVMSFTYSTIGLGLGIAKVAETGKFRGTMTGISIGYVTQTQKIWRSFQALGDIAFAYSYSMILIEIQDTVKSPPSEAKTMKKATLVSVGVTTLFYMLCGCMGYAAFGDLSPGNLLTGFGFYNPYWLLDIANAAIVIHLVGAYQVFCQPLFAFIEKNAQERFPDSQFITKEIRIPIPGFHSFRLNLFRLVFRTIFVIITTVISMLLPFFNDVVALLGALGFWPLTVYFPVEMYIAQKKIPKWSTKWLCLQILSVACLIISITAAAGSIAGVVLDLKSYKPFSTTY; from the exons ATGGCTGGGAACACTGCTACAAAGAACCACCTTCCCAATCCCCACAACCAAGTTTTCAACGTCTCCGTCGACGTAAATCAGCAAGGTGGCTCCAAGTGGTTCGACGACGATGGCCGTATCAAGCGAACTG GGACTGTTTGGACTGCTAGTGCTCACATAATAACAGCTGTGATCGGGTCTGGGGTTCTGTCCTTGGCCTGGGCCACAGCTCAGTTGGGATGGGTTGCTGGTCCTGCTGTCATGTTCTTGTTCTCCTTCGTGACTTACTACACTTCCACCCTCCTCTCTGCATGTTATCGTTCCGGGGACCCTGCCACTGGCAAGAGAAACTATACCTACACGGATGCTGTGCGATCAAACCTGG GTGGAGCGATGGTTAAGATATGTGGACTAGTCCAGTACTTGAACCTTTTCGGAGTTGCCATTGGCTACACAATAGCATCATCCATAAGCATGAT GGCAATCAAAAGGTCTAACTGTTTCCACAGTAGTCAAGGCGAGAATCCATGCCAAATTAACAGCAACCCATATATGATTGCATTTGGAGTCGTTGAAATAGTTTTCTCCCAAATTCCCGACTTTGATCAGTTGTGGTGGCTCTCCATCGTCGCAGCTGTGATGTCCTTCACTTATTCAACAATTGGTCTTGGCCTCGGCATCGCAAAAGTAGCAG AAACTGGAAAGTTCAGGGGAACTATGACTGGAATAAGCATTGGCTATGTGACTCAAACACAAAAGATATGGAGGAGCTTCCAAGCACTCGGAGACATCGCTTTTGCATACTCCTACTCCATGATCCTCATCGAAATCCAG GACACAGTGAAATCCCCACCATCAGAGGCCAAGACAATGAAGAAGGCCACCCTAGTTAGCGTTGGTGTCACAACCCTTTTCTACATGCTTTGTGGCTGCATGGGTTATGCTGCTTTTGGGGATCTCTCCCCTGGAAACCTCCTCACTGGTTTCGGCTTCTATAACCCATATTGGCTGCTGGACATAGCAAATGCTGCCATAGTAATCCACCTTGTTGGTGCATACCAAGTTTTTTGCCAACCCCTTTTTGCCTTCATTGAGAAAAACGCACAAGAGAGATTCCCTGACAGTCAATTCATCACCAAAGAAATCAGAATCCCAATCCCCGGTTTTCATTCCTTCAGGCTCAACCTCTTCCGGCTGGTTTTTAGGACAATTTTTGTTATCATAACCACTGTGATATCAATGCTGCTACCATTCTTTAATGATGTGGTTGCACTTCTTGGGGCTTTAGGATTTTGGCCTCTCACAGTTTACTTCCCTGTGGAGATGTATATAGCCCAAAAGAAGATACCAAAGTGGAGCACAAAATGGCTTTGCCTTCAAATCCTGAGTGTCGCATGCCTCATCATCAGCATAACTGCTGCAGCTGGTTCAATTGCAGGGGTTGTTCTTGATCTTAAGTCTTATAAGCCCTTCTCGACCACCTACTAA